The Bacteroidota bacterium DNA window CGAAGGAATGTGGTTGTCAAGTCTGGTCTTACTACCAATCGGATTGTTTCTGATCTTTAAAGCTACAACTGATTCAGCATTATTTGATGGAGATGCTTATAAGAAATTTTTCAGGAGATTTCTTGGAACAAAAAAACAACACACGTGAAAATTCTTCAGATCTGCCATAGAGTGCCATTTCCAGCAGTAGATGGAGGAAATATTGCAATGATGAACATGGCTTTGTCCTTGGCTCAATCCGGACACGAAGTTCATCAATTCAGTTTGAATACTTCCAGACATTTCATCGACATGAAAACTATTCCTGTTGAATTGAAAGATAAGTTACACATGTCTGCTTCATATATCGATACAAGGATAAAAGCCGCAGATGCATTTCTGAATTTGTTTTCGCACCATTCTTATAATATGGTCCGTTTCTTTTCAATGCATGTTGCCAATGATCTTTCCAAATTACTGGAGAAAAATAAATTCGATATTATTCAACTCGAAACTCTTTTCTGCACACCATACATTGAAACTATCCGGAAGTATTCAAAAGCAAAAATAGTTCTGAGGTCGCATAATGTTGAACATATTATCTGGGAACGTTTAGCAGTCTCTGAAAAAAAAATTCTCAAAAAGAAATACCTCAATTTATTAGCCGGCCGGTTGAAACAATATGAATTGAAAACCCTTTCTGCAATCGATGGTATTATATCAATTACATCTGTTGATGAAAATATTTTTAAGTCCCTTGGATTCAAAGGACCGATTCTGTCAATACCATTAGGCATTGATGTAAATGATTACGTGAATAGTACTTCTGAAAAAAGTGAAATGGTATTGTACCATCTCGGTTCAATGGACTGGCTTCCGAATCTTGAAGGTGTCGAATGGTTTTTGAAAGAATGCTGGACAAAGATCCATCAATACAATCCGCAAGCAAAGCTTTTTCTTGCCGGAAGAGATTTCCCGCAACATATTATTGACGCACATTATCCGAATGTTACATGCGATGGACTTGTTGCCGATGCCGCAGCATATACGATGAATAAGCAGATCATGATCGTTCCGTTATTAAGTGGCAGTGGTATGCGGGTTAAAATTATTCAGGGACTTGCAGCAGGAAAAACGATCATCTCTACCTCTATCGGCGCTGAAGGAATTGAAGTGGAACACGAAAAAAATATTCTTATCGCCAATACCCCACCTGAATTTGCAGCAATGATAAAACGATGCATGGAAAACGAAAACTGGTGCAGACAAATCGGGAATAATGGAAGGAAGCTGGCGGAAGAAAAGTATTCTCTTCAGTG harbors:
- a CDS encoding glycosyltransferase; translation: MKILQICHRVPFPAVDGGNIAMMNMALSLAQSGHEVHQFSLNTSRHFIDMKTIPVELKDKLHMSASYIDTRIKAADAFLNLFSHHSYNMVRFFSMHVANDLSKLLEKNKFDIIQLETLFCTPYIETIRKYSKAKIVLRSHNVEHIIWERLAVSEKKILKKKYLNLLAGRLKQYELKTLSAIDGIISITSVDENIFKSLGFKGPILSIPLGIDVNDYVNSTSEKSEMVLYHLGSMDWLPNLEGVEWFLKECWTKIHQYNPQAKLFLAGRDFPQHIIDAHYPNVTCDGLVADAAAYTMNKQIMIVPLLSGSGMRVKIIQGLAAGKTIISTSIGAEGIEVEHEKNILIANTPPEFAAMIKRCMENENWCRQIGNNGRKLAEEKYSLQCTGEMVGKFYKNYSIELKCGFKFKVQSSKLAS